The region ggatgacataatgcccgagggccgcaggccctgagggcattatattgctccagtgcaatatatggcatgttgcactctggctggacaataactaatacatacgCACATTGAAACAAACTCATATTCATGTTCACCTCATTCTTTATTGGACTATAGCGATAAAGTTAAGTGTAATTTCTACATGCAGTGAAATAATTAATTAGTCTAGCTCTTGATTTAAATATCATCGCCTGCAATCCGTTAATCAGCAGGCAAGAAtataatgtcataattatatactgtatcCACCCTCGGCCTGTGCCATAGACCAGTGTGCCATGGGCAACCACTCAACTCACCATGTTTTTTAAGCAGTAATGCAAATCATAATTGTAAGGGTTATAATAATGAGAATCAgtacaacatcactatagtcTATTCGAAATACTAAGCAGCAGGCTATAATTTGTTTGTTCTTTCCGTAACTAATTAAAAGTTAGATCAAGTTCACTTGTACAGATGAGCTGATCATGAGGAGTTGAGGAAACAGTTGCCCTCAAAATCGCATAAGGAGAGGCACTCGCACGTGCGGAGATTTTGGTCAGTTCCAGGACATGAGTTTGGGCAGACACACCTACATTGCGTCGAGTGTCGGACCTTAGGAAGGCGACACGACAGTGTGCACACGTCGTTGTCATTGTCATTTACACAAGCACAGATGTTAGAGTCCCATTTCTGGCCACTGGGACACCAATTAGTTGTCTTGCACCTGCACTTGCACTCTCCATTGATAGTTACCAGGTCGAAATTTGTACTACATTTTGGCCAAAGTGGTGATACCTATAGAGACTAACAATGAGAATAGTAGAGAGAAATGGTTTAATAACTTACTTTGACACATTTACATTTGTTGTTGACTATCATCGTTGTGTAGCCAGTTTGGCAGGTAGGACTCTGCACCTGTAATGGGGTAATATCGTgcatttacatacatgtagctaaagtTAAAGAGTGTACTAACTGGTATTGAGTATATAAACTGCATAATTGAGGTACCTGTTgggtacatgtgcatatacgTACCTTTTGGGCGTGCAAAACGTCAGCATAGCTGATGAGAATAGTAGCAGAGATGACAGCGGTGAAAATAGCCACAGAGTACTTCATGATTGTATAGTAATTATATATCGGCTTTGTTGGTTGGATGATGAAGTGTGTAACTAGACCAGTAGGTCTCTATTTATATACGATCTCGCGAGAACCACAagacattgtatatacattaaaGAGGGGAATAAACTCTAGTATGAATGGGTGCTGAAATCATGACTATTCTTCCCTATTATTGATGGAGGGGTTCatctcagaggaggtacaacatcTGCGTGTCATCCGcatgtctttaacacacacattccgaactttgatctataaggaatgtgtgtgttaaagacatgcggatgacacgcggatgtcgtacctcctctgggttatCTATTGACACAACTGTATGTCTTAATGTTTCTGCTTAGGCTTTGGTTTCTTGATTAATCAGGATAATGTATTGAACGTTTACATACACCCCCAGTGTTATAGGTGTGAGTAGAGTCTCTTTGTATGCTACAGAAGCCTGTCAGTCAGTATCGTGCACTTGTGTACAGATGATCATACATATCAACAGGAACAAATGTCACACTCGTACACGCCATGTTACTTATAAACAGGTGCATAATTAGACAACCACTACTGTACACATTCCACGTTTATATACTAAATAATCATTATGTATACGTGTTTTCtgctgccatgcatgcatgcacagacaaagctCCAAAGCTCACGTACCATATGAGTTAATGACATATTCTCCAGTGATGCTCCACCAGTCATAGCAGCCTGAGACAGGTGCATAATTGGGCAATCACTTGAAAAAGTATCCATCTTAATTAATAAGCAGCAATATAATTCTATAAGGTCATAAATCAGTACAACATTATTAGCAATAATTTGAAATACTAAGCAGCAGGCTAAAGTTTGTTCTTTCCATAACTGTAACAAATTCGCTCATACAGTAACGATTACATGAGCTGATCAGTTGCCACTGGGTCTGACACAGTTACCCCCAGAAATGAGGCATAGCTCGCAGGCACAGATGTTAGAGTTCCATAGCTGGCTAATGGGACAAGGTTTGGTTGCCCTGCACCTGCACTTGTGCTCTCTATTGATAGTTACCAGGTTGAAATCTGGACCACATGCACAATTGCAAGTTGGCTCCTTCACCTGTGAAGGTCAATATTacttgtgtacatataattatttacatatTTAATCATGCCATCTATACACGTAGCCATGCAGGAGTACTCCTTGTAGCTAAAGGTATACGGGGAGTGTACCTCGTGTTGAGTACACTGCATATAGATCTAATTGAGGTACCTGTTGGGCGTGCAGAACGTCAGCACAGCTGATGAGAATGGTAGCAGAGATGACAGCGGTGAAAATAGCCACAGAGTACGTCATGATTGTATTATATATCGGCTTCGTTGGTTGGATGATGAAGTGTGTAACTAGATCAGTATGTCTCTATTTATATACGATCTTACGAGAAAGCACACGATACTGTACCTTACCCGGGGAATATAGACTCTTGTATGTAGGGGTACTGATATCATTACCATTTTTCCCAAAATTAATATCGCTGGGAAGGTTCATCTATATTGACACAACTGTATATCTTCTGCTTAGGTTGTGGCTTTTATTAATCAATTAAGGTGCAATTCTTTAAATGTTCCCATGCACTCCAATATAtattatcaagagtagataagagtacaTACCCTAGAAGCCTGTACATACATTATACTGTAACAGACAGGAACAAATGACAAACTCGTAAACGCCATATACTTAAACAGGTGCATAATTGGACAACCATTTGAAAGAAATAACATGCACATACGCACATTGAAACACATACGTACGTGCAAAGATGAAGAAATGTTCGCTAAATAGTTCGTGTAGGTTTGTAGTCACAGAATCTTGGAAAGCTATTGCTGCAGAGGTGTAAAAAAAGGGTTAAcaaaatacaataattatcagatATGACAATACATTGTCTTCAATCAAAATATctagactatatatatatactgtactcaAATCATCATGTGTAGAATGTTATGCCCCCATGCcatgcacagacaaagctCACGTAACATATATGAGTTGTTGACAGTACAGTAATGCTCCACCATGCAGTCGTAGTAGCCTGTATCATTGcgggtatatatacattgctcataattatagtcattccTAGAGGGTGTGAGGTAGACAGTGGCTGGAGTGGTGGTGTATAGAGGAGATCTAGACTGAAAATTCATCCAGGAACACATATTTCTGGTTACTTCTGGAACTGCATGGGTTAATGTAAACTTAGAGGGGGGCTACCTGCCTTGTGTGTTGtagtctatataatttttaGGGGAAAGGGAGTGAATAGATATATACTGTCTGTAACTTGCGAACTTATTTCtcgataattattttgcagaTAAATCCTCAAGGGGTCGATATGGTTGTCAAATCCAAGTGTTGCCATAGTGAACAGAATGTTATCACCTGTAATTGTTTTACGCTTTTCTTGTATTAAAGCATCTGTCACTTGCTCTGAGTGGGCGGGCACGCACACATTAAGGGCACACTGACCGATATAATATCAATGCTATaacaatgtacagtataataatggCCATTGCACTAATTCATAGGATACTTGCTTGTGATGGAATAAGCTTATGAACTCAAAAACACAATATTGCTTAGCTTCCTTTAATATCTGTGATTAAATTAGAATGGTTGTGCTTGTCACACTCAgtcttacacacacacacacaggtggtggTCGAGCATACACAAAGCTCTCCTTTTTACATACGCCATGCATATAGCTCTCAGAAAAGTACTGAAGATGGACACTTCTGCAGCTTTTCAGACTATTATACTCAATTAGatgagctgcatgtgtgtttatatatgtacatatacTGGAAAACAAacttgatcataattattcatgttcaccccatatatataggtatatatTTGACTCTTGGTATACATGCTATACAACTTATGATTGAGTAGCCTTTTTATTTTTCAAGCAGAAGCAATTGGTCGAACTAGCAGAAAACTAATTTTGGTCTTAATTGACTTAAATCTcattgcctgcatgcatgttgcttCAATCTGTTAATAAGCAGGCATGCAGGAATGTCATTCTTGTACCCACCCTCAGCCTGTGCCATAAACTATCTCACCATATTTTACGTTTAAAGCAGCAATACAATTATATAAGGGTCATAATAATGAGAATCAGTATAACATCACGAAATACTAAGCAGCAGGCGTTCATTCTATAACCAGTTAGATCAAGTTCACTGTACAGATGGATTACATGAGCTGATCATTTGCCACTAAGGGTCGATACAGATTTTCCCAGAAGAATCAAGGCATAGCCTGCATTCACATGTGTCAGCATTTGGTGAGAGACCTCCAGAACAAGTCGTCTCAGGCCTATAGACACACTCACATCTACTGTCAAGGATCTTAGGAAAGGGACACACTCTAATCGTCGACTTGTGAATTTACACAAGCACAGATGTTAGAGTCCCATAGCTGGCCATGGGGACAccaattaccgtatagcgcgaaattttcgaggggcttaattttcgcggatttcgtgggttagaatcctacacaaaaattaagtccacgaaaattgaattacctgctatagcatgcatagatttaaaggcgtggcttccggtaagcagtcattccgcgaacatt is a window of Halichondria panicea chromosome 13, odHalPani1.1, whole genome shotgun sequence DNA encoding:
- the LOC135346040 gene encoding uncharacterized protein LOC135346040, whose amino-acid sequence is MVEHYCTVNNSYMLPIAFQDSVTTNLHELFSEHFFIFALTHFIIQPTKPIYNTIMTYSVAIFTAVISATILISCADVLHAQQVQSPTCQTGYTTMIVNNKCKCVKVSPLWPKCSTNFDLVTINGECKCRCKTTNWCPSGQKWDSNICACVNDNDNDVCTLSCRLPKVRHSTQCRCVCPNSCPGTDQNLRTCECLSLCDFEGNCFLNSS